A window of Magnolia sinica isolate HGM2019 chromosome 13, MsV1, whole genome shotgun sequence genomic DNA:
CAGATGATCGATTTTCAAATGAAGTCGGTCATCTTCTTCTCAATAATCCGAGCTAAGGGTTCGACCTCGACCCACTTTATGAAATAGTTGACAACGATAATGGTGAACTTGGTCTATCCCTTACTTTTGGGCAAGGGCCCGATGATGTTGCCCCACCACTGAGCGAAGGGCCAAGGATTGCTCATCGGGGTCAACTACTCAGGTGGTTGTTGTGGTACTATTATGAATCGATAGTAGTTGTTACATTTCTCATGAATTGCTTTGTATCCTCGTTTATAGTGGGCTAATAGTACCCTTGTCGGACTATTTTTTGTGATAATGTTCTCCCTCCTGTGTGATTTACACAAActccttcatggatttcttttAAGATGTATTTGACTTCTTATGGTCATATGCACCTTAAGTAGGGTAATGAGAACCATTTCTCGTACAAGACGTCTTCTAGTATGGTATATCGAGCAGACCGATACCTAATTTTCTATGCTTTGAGCTTGTCCTTTGACAGCTCGCCCTGTTGTACGTAATAGATGATCGAGTCCATCCAGCTTGCCCTGTTGTAGGTAATAAatgatcgggtccatccagctcaGCTCGTTGCTGACTGAAAGGGCCTCTTTCAGCTCGAGCCGACTTATGCTCGGTTCCAACAAGTAATCTATCGAAATAGTTTTGGCGAGGTCTGTATCGATAGGCAAGGCCAACCTAGACAAGGAATCCGTGTTTACATTCTCAAATCTCGAGACTTGTATGATCTTGTATCCTTCGAATTTCTTGATCAGGTCACAGACTCTACTTAGGTAAGCGATCATCTTCTCGTCTTTGGCTTGGTATTCGGGTGGTCACTTGGTTGACCACCAGCTGTGAGTCAATGTAGATTTTTAtcttttgtgctctcattgccttGGGTAGTCGTAGGTCTGCTAAAAGTGCCTTGTACTTAACCTCGTTGTTAAAAGTTCAGAAGCCGAATCGCAGTGCATACTCAATCTTGATCTAGTCGGGGGAGGTCAAAATTAACCCCGCACCACTCCCTTGGGCACTTGAAGACCCATCTACATAGATGGTTCACGTCGGTGTTTTTGGGATTTGCTCTTTCCCCTCATTTGTGAGGGGAATACTCGAAAAGTGGGTGAACTCTACGATGAAGTTAATGACAGCCTATCCCTTGATGGCCGTCCAAAGTTGGTATCTTATATCGAACTTGCCAAGCTCGATTGCCCACTTGGTGAGTTGACTTAATGCTTTTGGCTTCTGTAACACTTGTCGAAGGGGCTAATTGGTTGGGACAACGATAGTGTGGGCTTGGAAGTAGGGCTTGAGACATCGGGATGACGAGGGCCAACTTCTCGATCTTAGGATAACACTTCTTGGCAACAACCATGACTCTGCGTACGTAATAAAGGAGTGGCTGGGCACCCCCTTCTTTCCTAATTAGGGTTGAGCTGATTGCTATTGGCGAGACAACCAAGTATAACAACAACTCCTCCCCTTGCATAAGATTCGAGAGCAGGGGTGGATACCCTACGTAGGCTTTGAGCTACTGGAAGTTTTGCTTGCACTCCTCTGTCCAGGTCAGCTTCTTACTTCCTTTCAGCTACTTGAAGAAGGGTTGACACTCATCTATGGCTCTAGAGATGAACCTATTCAATGCTTCCACTCTACTTGTGAGGCAGTGAATTTCCTTTGTTGAGCTGGGCGAGCTCATCTCTATAAGAGCTCGAATCTTGTTAGGGTTTGTCTCGATCCCTTTCTAGTGGACCATGAACCCAAAAACTTCCCCAAGCTAATGCCAAAGGTGCACTCACTCTGATTAAGCTTCAACTTTTACCTCCTCATGATACTAAACGTCTCTCTCAAGTCGACTATGTGGTCTGTGGCCTTAgcgcttttgacgagcatgttgtCAATATAGACTTCCATAATCTTTTGCTTGTCGTGCTCGTGCATGATGATCTGGTTGAACCTTAAGTATGCATCTATGAAACTGAGTAGTGCATACCCAGTGGTGGTGTTCACCAGCTGGTCAATCCTTGGTAGTGAAAAATTATCCTTGGAGAAAGCTTTGTTCAATCAGTATAGTCAACACAGACCCACCATTTTCCATTGGTCTTCTTCACCAACACTACATTGGCGAGCTAATCGAGGTAGTGGACTTCTTCAAAGAAATTGGCCTAAAAAAGCTTGCCGACCTCCTCATTGATTGTAGTATACCTTTTCACATAGAAAGCTCGTCTCTTTTTCCAGAAGGGCTTGTGGTTGGGATCCACATTTAAGCTGTGGATCATGATTCTCAAATATATTTCGAGCATGTCTTAATGAGACCATGCGAACACTTCAGTGTGTTCTCTTAGAAGGTCTGTCATCTTAGCTCGGAGTTGGGAACCAAGCAGTGACCTGATCTGAACTGTCCTTACTAGGTCTTTCTCGGATAGCTATATAGGGACAAGATCTTCCACGGTTTCTGTACCTTCCTCCCTAGGATTTAGGGAGGTGATTTGCATTGCCCGTTGTTATTGTGCTCTTCTTCAAAGAGCTATTAGTAGCATTATCAGGCTTTATGTTGGTTTTCCATGACTCTGTTGACCCCGTGCTCGATCATAAACTTCATGGTTAGGTGATAGATGGAGATTACAGCTTGCATGGTGTCTGGggatggtctacctaagattgcATTGTACATCAAAGGGCAATCCTCCATAAGGAAGTCTACCATGGTGGTGACCTGGTTGGAGCCCTCTCCTTCTGTGATTAACAACATGATACTCCCTTCTAATGTCACACTCCCTCTTGCAAAACCGAGCAGAGGGGTTTGTACAAGCCATAATCTCAACCTCCTCATCTCCATCTTGTCGAAGGCAACTACATACAGGATGTCTACTGAGCTCCCTGTATCAACCAATATTCGATGTACTTTGTGGTTGGCCACTGTCATGGTGACCACTAGCACGTTATCGTGGAGGTGATGGATTCCCCTTGCATCTTCCTTAGTGAAGGCAATCGTACATGATTCTATCCTAGGCTCCTTTCTATGATTGCTTGTGAGGTTCACCTAATGAACCTCGTTGATAAGTTTTACACTCTGAGTATGAGGTCGGCGTGCCTCCACCGATAGGTCCACTAAAAATGGTATGAATTTTCCCTACTAGCTCTTTATCATTGTGCTCCTCTCGCTATTCTTGCTAAATAGTTGGTTAATCTTTCTTGTGCCTTGCGATAAACTCGCAGAGGTATCCCCTCTGGATGGGGGACTCGATCTCCTCCTTGAAGTTGAAGTAATCAGCCGTGTTGTGGTTGTGATCtcaatgaaagtgacaatatTTTGACATGTCTCTTTTCTCTAGAGTGGCCCTCATCTTATTCGTCCACTTTAAAATTCTCTTGTCTCAGATCTCCATGAACACCTACTCGCACAGAGTGTTCAGTGGAGTATACTCGTGAAACCAACTTTTTGGAACTTGGGGAGCGCTACCCTCGTCGTCGtctctctttcttttaggttGGTGCTGGGTCCCTTAGCTTCCTTTCTCATTTTATCTTTTGCCGAGCTGCTCTCACCCTTAGCATATTTACAGGCACCGAACAATTCCTCTGCATTTGTATACTTTTGAACTAAGTTTATCAGGTTGGCCAAGGTCTTTTAGGGGTTCTTGCCAAGCAAGAAGAGGAACCTCCCTCGCTTAAGTCCAGCCATCATGTTCGCGAAGGCTACCTTGTCAGAATAGTCCTTAATCTGGATAGCTTCGGTGTTGAACCGGATGATGTAATCCTTCAATGACTCGTTGTCATTTTGAGTCACTCAACAACTCGTTGTCATTTTGAGTCATTGTAAGAAGGTGAGTCGTTGGCTTGCGAATGTCTTTGCCTATGATAAACTATATGGCAAAGGCTCTGCTGAGCTAGGCAAAAAAGATTGATGGTGGACTTCAGCTTCAGATTCTAGTACCACTTTCGAGCTGCCCCAGTGAGTGTCAGGGAGAATATCTTGCACATTACGGGTCCAAAAGCTCCATGTAGCTCCATCCATGCTTAGAACGACTCCAAGCACTTGACAGGGTTGCCTGAACCCGCATAGGGTTGTATCTGTGGCAGTCTGAATCTGTGCAGTAAATGAGTTTACATGATGTCGTCGGTGAATGACGACTCAATCTGCTCAAGGGGGGCGTCAACTGATATCGGGTCCTTTGCTCGGTATGCTTATTCGATATTACTGAGTTGGTTTTGGATCTCTCTGATATCCACCCCTAGGGGACCTCTCTGTCATCTATGGCTTTTGGGGCTTTTTTTCCTTGAGCTTGTCGCTTCTCATCAAGGGCATGACATAAGTCAGATTCGACAAGATCTTTAGTCGCTCGCATCTGGGCTGGGGCAGCGAGGCTTTCTCCAGTTCGTACTTGCCTCTTATACTGCTCAGGGCACAAACGTTCAGGGCAGGACTGGTCGGTTGCCGCCTCCACTGCTTCCTATTGGTTAGTCAGGGACGCTTGCTGCCTCTCCAACAATCTCATGATACGATCCACATTGTTAGCCATGATTCTGATATGGTTTTCTAGGGAACCAAGTTGATCTCCTTGATTCTGCGATTGTAGGACCACGGCCTGTGAGGGAAGTTGGGACTAGGGAGGTAACTGCGAAGCTTACTCCTCTCTAGATAGGGCCTGGTGGGAGGACTCGGCTACAGTTGGggccttcctttttttttctttttttttatttctttgccATCGGAGGGAGGGTTGGGAACAATTGTAGCTACTTAAGATGGGCTATTCGTTTCCACAAATGGCACTAATCTGTTATTGCCTGAATCTAGTCAACAAATGAGGTTGATGTAGAGCTGAGACGGCTTATGGCCTTGTTATCACTATTAAAGGGCTATTGGAATGGGACGAGCAATTCTTTCAGCTCAAAGACAAGCCGTTGAGTTGAGTCATTAGAGGACAAAGCTTGGTAGGAGAGGACTCGCCCTGCTAGGAATGTTTATAACACGGGTAAGGAAACCATGGGGAAGGAGCTCGGGCTCTAAGCCCCGAGCTCCCCACCATCCCAGGCTGACTAGGTCGACTGCCAGAGAAGTGGCATGAGAAATTCAAAGCGAATTTTGTCCTGAATCCGGATGAGATAAGAATCCAGCCCTATCTCGGCCAAAGATCCCTCTGACATATTCGGGATAAGAATTTTGCCAGATCAAGAGACCTCCAACGTGGCATAGTGGGATTCGGAGGTCCAAAACCTTCTCCCATGTCTTATATATACGACCACATACTTAAAACCgatgagagaaaaaaagaagtgaTGCTTCTAAGCCCTAATCTACCTCATTGTGATCATCTTCTACAAGCTTGACTTAAGCATTGACTGGTCCATAACCGACTACTAACACCCCCTACTGTTCTTATTTTCTCTAGTTTTTAAAGATTTATCCAAAGGCGATAACAAAGCCATGAGCCGTATCAGCTCTACATTAACCTCATTTGTAAACCAAATTCATACAATAATAACATGCATAAAAGTGGCCTCCAAATGGCTGGGGCCACGTCGAGCCACGGACCATCCGCTTCAGCTTTAAGCTCGGGATAAAGGCAAATGACATCCGCTCAAAGGGGCCACACATGAGCAACTGCTCAGGTACAGATGTCCGAGATGGTGCGGATGGACTCATCACTCACCCAAGCGCAATAAAAAAATAGTTAGGGCTTTATTTAATACTCTGCCCGCATATGATGCATGATACGCAAGCACTTAGAAATGCTACATGTGCCATATGTTAAcccaaattaaaccgactaaattggaAAACCACTGTCTTTACGTTACAGTTGAAACCTCATAACTAGTCCAaaaatcctgacctttgattcccagacacttgtttgttggaaAAAGAGCataagatatttttcattttcacagtccaataaatgcccaccaatctgataatcagGTTATCGGATAAGCGTAATATTTGGTTCTTGACACATATAAACCGGTCCACATATTTAATTTGAAGCTTGTATGATATGCGCACAATCTATAaataatttctgagtgcctgtcgTATCAtccactgccagagtatcaaaaagtTCCTCTCATAATAAacccgggagcggattaggtgcggctcgGACCTTACCCAACACGATTCGACCCTGaacgtggagcccactttgatgtatgtattgtatatccacaccgtccatccgtttttccagctcattttattttaaatcaaaaaatgaagcaatatgaaaatcatgtggaccacaacacaggaaacagttgtgactgacaattaaaaactttttgtaggccacaaaaattttcgatcaggctgatattttattttatcattcatccggatatttttgaccttataaactggttggatatcaaataaagaCTAAAATGGGCATTAAAATGGGtcccagtaagtttttaatggtgagcgatcgattaccactatttcccatggtgtagtCCAAATGAATTTTGATTATACTTCGTTTTTTGGGAttattctctaaaatgagctgtaaaaacggatggacggcgtggatttacaataaatacatcaagatggtctCCACGCTTTGGTCCGCACAATGTTGGATGTGGCCTGGCCCACACCTAATCGCTCCAATAAACTCAACAATGAAGTTCATGCATGCACGGCAAGAAATAGCATTCTCGGCAATTTCTCGGAAATCTCTCGGAAATTTCTCGGCCAGGAAATCTCTcgggagattttcagattttaatggtTTCTGGCAATATTATCGGAAAATCAACCTGAAAATAAGATATTCAATAATATAACTACAAATcactaaataattttaaaaaatcgaTTGTAAGTATACACTGTATTATTTTGGCTTTTAAATAAAAATTCCGTTAAAATTGTGATAATTTGGCAATAAAATcacgaaaaaataaaaattgcgaGATTTTGAAAATTCGCAATAATGCCGTTGAATCAAAATTCCGCGATTTCCAAAATGTCGGCGATATTTGTCACAATCCCCGCATGGTACAACTTCTGCAATTTTCAATGGAAAGCACAGCAActacatgtggtggggcccacccaatttAAATCTCCGTACATCTCGTCCACCTCTCACTTTtgtgtcctgatgcagcacaagTCCAACGGCTAGGATGGtccacctttaaaaaataaaatcaatcaaagCCCCACTTTCCACATCCGCATTTTTTCTAGTCTATGACAATACGGAGCGTGGAAAACCAACGAAGACCACACAAAAAATCCACGTCTCTTCTCTTGTCTTTTAGTCATGTGAAGTGATCTAGTGGGGCCAAGTGTACAAAAACCCTCCCATGCAAATGGTTGCGTCTATACACATTGGAATCTACATCacccatctagaccgtccatcaggtacatcCAACTCTTTATAAAGACCCCTTTAAAAAGAAACCAattagatgatctgaaccatccaatctGTGGCATAAAAAATGTATGTGTAATAAAATGTACAGATGATAAGTTCAGTAACAGATGTTTACTAGCATCCAAGCTCTTGATTTTTGCATATTACATACAACAAAGTAAGCTGAacctaatagacggtccagattggtcATGCGAATGCTGATAATTCCAAATCTAACCATATGCATAACAAGGTTTCCACACACTAGATAATTCGTCTTTTGTAACCTCTTCTATCCTTTGCTTTCTTGGAGAAACCAAGAAACAGTCTCTTTCTTTTACAGAGAtaccaaagaaagaaagagaagcgtTAGCCATGGCTAGTTGCACCTTGGACCTGACCCGGGCCGGGTCATGTCGCGACGGTCGAGCCGCGTCGCATCTGAAGCTCATAGCCATCGCTGTGATCTTCATCACGAGCGTTATCGGCATCTCAACGCCAATCGTGCTAGCCCGCATCTTCCAAGGAAAGCCCACCTACAACAAGATAGTCCTCCTCATCAAGTGCTTCGCTGCCGGTGTAATTCTCTCCACGTCGCTCGTCCACGTCCTCCCTGATGCCTTTGAAGCGCTCTCAGACTGCCAAGTGGCGTCACACCATCCGTGGAAGGATTTCCCATTCTCCGGATTCATCGCGATGATCGGAGCTCTGGTGGCGTTGCTGGTTGATATCGCCGCTAGTTCCCATGCTGCTGGGGATTCTCACTACACGCCGATCGGATCTGATGACTCATCTTCCAGTGAAGCCAAGAAGGCCGAGGCCCTGGGATCAACGGTCGTGATCGACTGCCACGATCCTCAACGGGCTGATGAGTTGGCTAAGTTGAAGCAACGGTTAGTATCGCAAGTTTTGGAGATCGGGATCATCTTCCATTCGGTCATCATCGGTGTTACACTCGGTATGTCGCAGAACAAGTGCACGATCAGACCGTTGGTTGCTGCCTTAGCTTTTCATCAGATTTTTGAAGGGATGGGCCTTGGAGGATGCATTGCTCAGGTAAATTTTAGAATATTTTACTTGATAGTGGGACATTTTGGATGTATATGtggaatccagaccgttcatctgccAGGCCTCGCTGTAGATGGGACATCCACCGGTGAGATCTTGGTCAGTGGCTGGACCTTTTCTCCTAGCTGCACAATTGCAATCTTCATAAGTCATCCAATCCAGTCAGCGGTTTAGATGGATTATCCTGGCTGCCGATTGTAGTAGCTTTTCCCATTGAAACTTAACCATTGGTTGGAATTTTTTCTTCTACAATCAGTGGCTAGGATCATTCGAATAGTGTTGTTCTTGGGGTATCCCTAATTCAATCTAGGGGTCGACAGATGAACGGCGCGGATCCTGTACATGCCGGCCATATCAGTGGCGATTTAGAGCGGAGCCCCTTTGTCTGGTTGTTTTCAGAGCACCAGTAAAGTAGACCGCGGGATTGTACAAAATTATAGTCCGTTGGCTCTACGCCCGTAAAAATTGACATGGGCAGCACACGGTGCGAAACTTACTGCTGATTGGAGTCCATGGTAGGACCCAGCAGCTCATCCAATCAGTGGTCTTCATCCCATAGCCCCATCTGACAGTGGGACCATGAAAAATGGTGGTACCATGGATAATAAACTTTTAGGGCTGTTTGGATTGCTATTTTCCTCTCTAATATAATCTAATAGCATCACAATCACAAATTAAATTCTTGTCTCCTAAAGTCATACGCGTTCGCAGTCAAAATCAATTGTTTGTATATTCCACGAACTTTCCTTCCTTTGGAAAATGAGAATAGTCCTCAAGCATTCACGTAAGGGATCTTAAGGTGTATAAACCTCAGGTACTGCTTATCAATTTCATTTGCCTAAAAGAAACCTTAATTGCGAAAGTAGATCTGAGGTGGTATGGATGAATTCAaaaagaccaaaatacccctatttTTGTTTATAGCTTATCATAACAaataagggtattttggtcaaaatACCAACATGTTTGCTTTTCGCAAAATAAGTTTTTAAGaggagaaaataaaaaaggcatcGTACGAACTCATCTACAGTTCTAATTATTTCTTGATGCATTCGGAAAAAAAATACTTATAGCAGGCTGCACTTCTACACATCTTCCATACGTTTCAGCCATTTGTATATTAAATTAGGTGGGCTGAGGATATTATGCTTATAacatcatacatatatattagATTACAAATGAGTGCATATACAATCAGCTACTACAATACCCACATATCACAGGTTCCTCTTCCAAACACAAGTTAATGCCATTGTGGACAACCCAAATCATTTTGTCAACAATCCAAACTTAACACAATCCGTACGAATATACAAACTGAACATAAGTGCACTGCACAGTAAGATGGGTTCACTTTCAAATGTACCCAAACACAAGTAACGACATACACCACTTAGGAACCATGTATCATATGTAGTTGAGATCATATCAGAATCTTAttgtaaaaataatttttttacaaGTAACATCATCCACCAATTACAACTATGAAACAAATGCTTaacatttcaatggtagacacctCACTCCTGGTTGATAAGCTAGTTGTGTTTGAATTGATGGATGGTCAAGTAAATTCCTATtctaaatcctaaccctaaaaaaTTAAACCCTATCTTAAATTCATCTCATTTAACTCAATAAATCCAATTAATACAATCAACTTAATATTAAATCCTaagaacctaaaaccctagatCATTGAATTAGCTCGACAAGTCAACTTGTCCAAATCAattcgctgagtcaactcacctggTTAACCTACTCAATCCAacaacctagtcaactcacctagttaagcacAAAattaagcctaaaccaaaacccaacaATAAGCCCAatcaaaaaaatatacaaaacttCAAAATAGCAACCTCTCCAACAAAGTCACCATTCCATGGATGATAGAGTGCAGATTTCCATAAAGGCATGAGATCAACTCtcttttcaatttaaaaaaaagtCTTTATAGGAACAAACTATACATCAGCAAAATAGAAAGAGCTTCTCCAAAATGGTACCTGTCATAAATGCTAGGCTGGTAGAAGAGGTTGGTGTTTCAAAAGGGTTCATAGAAATACAGCAATGTACATAGATAAAaatataacaaataaataaataaaagtggcAAACAAAGTGTACATGCACATCCCCCGAGTACACATCCGCAGGATGTTGCAACTGGACCACAGTTTCAACGGAAGATGGAGAGTCTCAACTATATATATTCTTCCAAAACAACACAACCATGAAGAATATTGTCATGCACATCATAGGTAGTCGAAATAGGTACTGCATAAGACCCATTAAAAACAGCCCACACAATCATCATTTCTTCATAGGAGCAATAAGACTTGATTCTGCAACCAGTGAACCTCTCCACTATTGATAACAGTCTTCCCAAttgttgtaaaattttcaaatcctgCCTAAGAATACTCAATAAAATCTAGCCAATACTTACTGCAATATGAACAGATTAAACTATTTAGCATATAAAAGCAACATGGAAGATGCATATTCAAATGCATCACATAATAAACCATATAAATAATGAAATAGTTGGTATTGATCAACAATAATGCATTTGTGGAAGGATAGCCAACTTGGAGAATTCGATTTTTACACTTAACCATCAGCAACCTACCGGATGTGTAACTAAAAGCGGGTTGGAAAATATAAACTGATATAGTCATTCATAAAAATTACAAGTAGAAGAAGTTGAATAATAATACAACATAAAGCATCAATGTGTGCTGTAATTGCAATACtgttgttaaaaataaaaataaaaaaattctactACATATAAGTAGTAATGGCTATTACAACTACAAATCTAATAAGTATTCACTCTACAAAGATAAAAAACATCAACCAGCAAAATACCATTGTTGCAACCACATTCACATGTACACTTGTCTAATTCCATAcacaaagatttaaaaaaaaaaaacaaaacacttaGGTCAACATTTCATACCTGTATTATCACATACTAGTCACCCAAGCAATACAAGTtatgttaataaaaaaaatatatggccCAAAATTAAATATTTTGACTGACCATTGATTACTTCAAAAAGCTACACAAATATAAGTAAtcattttgcaaaaaaaaaaaaaaaaacatatggaaAAGCAGACACATGAGCCCATTGTGCTCAAGCGAACAATTACAACCAATCTGAAAGTTGTTTTCAACCAAATTAAGGAATAACCCTTCATATTATTCACAATTTGATAGGATGTTGCTAGTGGAGAGAAAGTCATTATTAATTAAGCATTGCAAATGTATGTGAATCCTGTGAAATCCATTAGTGGAATTCATTAGACATGTATGCCATCACTATCATCTCTTAATTTTGAACGGTTGATTCACAATGTATGTGAATCCTGTGAAATCCATTAGTGGGATTCATTCGCCTGTGTTTAATTTCATCTAACGCGTTGTTAGTGTAAGTCAGCAGTGAAATCTATcataaaatatgtttttttttttcaaatgctttaaaatgaagGAATTATTCTTTTAAAATGATTTACTGATTTAAATcacaatccaaacaagcccttaggaaTCTTGATGTTagaatcattttatcaaacaatatCATGTTTTTCTGTGAAATGATGTTAATGCCCTCATGTGttgtgtatgattatgacatctaaaccgtccaagatGTCCACCCCACCACAATGATTAaataaaccaaaaatcaggctaatccaatcatcaagtgggccataccataaaaacAATATAAACCACGGCTTGCCTGATTTTGGATTCTTTGGTTTTGAATTATACGCACATGCCCAACAATACCCTTAAAAAAGGGCGAGGGGCATTTCCGTCATTTTTCTTCCACATCACTGTTACGTTCACCATCTTTGCCTGCCATGTGCCTGCACCGTCGCATTAAATAAAAGGGATGGTCCAtcacggacgcggtttggctggtggcggtggctaatggtcggtgctaggtggacccaaccatgatgtatgtgttttatccacgccatccatccattttgaaagataattctaGTGCTTGATcccgaaaatgaggtagatctaattatcaggtggaccacaccatgggaaaacagtagttatagaatgtgcaccattaaaaacctcttggggcccaccgtaatggttatttgacatctaacctgttgattaggtaatacagacttggatgaaggggatatatatatatatatatatatatatcagctggatccaaaatttttgtggcccctaagaagtttttaatggtgggcgttcaatcaacactgtacggtccacttgagatttggatcaacctcatttttggctcataccataaaatgacatggaagaatgattggacggcatggatgaaacacatacatcacggtggggcccgtaCTGCCAACATGTGATGTGCATAAAGCCATCTCAGCCACCAACAAGGTTAGTTCCATCTTGAAGTTTTTTGGGTAGAAAAGTCggtctgatccattcatcaggtggtacacttgatcaatggatcagcttgattttttccTCCAATGATTTTGAAGATGGGCTTAACCTTCTGTGCGGCTTGGATTTGTATAAAAGCAATATTTTGTACGCATACAACTGAATGTAAAGTACCATTGGCATCCATTGAGAATTTGAGATGGACAGGAGCATTTCTCATTAGAAAAAGAGAAACGTAGATACTCAGGCAGTGACGGATGATACGCTGGCATTTAGAAATTATTATAAAAATGCACATATGGCGGacaaataattcaaatgaaaAGTATACGGGTCACATCTCAACTAACAGACGTCCACAAATTAGTGGTCAAGATCgttcaaaaaatctgattttgagtcTGTGACGCAAGGACAGTTAGGTGGTCAATTTATTGAGTTTGGTTTGAGTCAATTTATGCCAAGTATACAATTTCCGGGTGCccgtgtatcaagtgtcataagtTGCCAGAGTATCTACCAACTCGCTTTTAAAAAATCAATGGCACGTGATCCCACAAAAatgtagtatatatatatatatatatatatatatatatatatatatatatatatataaatgatctGGCGGATGGATTGTGGTGCGTTGTATCGATGTACGTCAATCACACAAATGGAGTGCATGTGCCTCAAAGTAGAGCATCGAAAGGGTTAGAATCTATGCGAATGGAACGTAGGCCCAGATTAGATTGACTAGACGATCCTGATGTCTGATGTTTTAGACATGTGGTTTATTTCTTGTGGACCGTTAAAATCATTTTGTTGAAACTGTTTGCTGCGTATCCGAAAATCGGCCATTTAAAAGTCATATTCCGAGTGAATCTTTTGGGTGATGATGCATCTATATCTCGTCccgtaatttggacggtttaactc
This region includes:
- the LOC131224239 gene encoding zinc transporter 6, chloroplastic, translating into MEITACMVSGDGLPKIALYIKGQSSIRKSTMVVTWLEPSPSVINNMILPSNVTLPLAKPSRGVCTSHNLNLLISILSKATTYRMSTELPVGQGLLGVLAKQEEEPPSLKSSHHVREGYLVRIVLNLDSFGVEPDDGTNVQGRTGRLPPPLLPIGFHTLDNSSFVTSSILCFLGETKKQSLSFTEIPKKEREALAMASCTLDLTRAGSCRDGRAASHLKLIAIAVIFITSVIGISTPIVLARIFQGKPTYNKIVLLIKCFAAGVILSTSLVHVLPDAFEALSDCQVASHHPWKDFPFSGFIAMIGALVALLVDIAASSHAAGDSHYTPIGSDDSSSSEAKKAEALGSTVVIDCHDPQRADELAKLKQRLVSQVLEIGIIFHSVIIGVTLGMSQNKCTIRPLVAALAFHQIFEGMGLGGCIAQAGFSFAGTMYMCLMFSVTTPMGIILGMMVFQLTGYDDSSPNALIMEGLLGSFSSGILIYMALVDLIAVDFFHNKLMGSNQWMKKGSYVALVLGSASMSVLALWA